Proteins encoded by one window of Filimonas effusa:
- a CDS encoding FecR family protein, with translation MNIPEAVIQKFFRGACTDEEERQVRLYFIEYPGELEKYMTEESWEVTSDYPMPDALTASMLKRIETETSLRVFRMKPMQWVAAAAVAVLLAGGFLLWQVFPGKQRAMVAAAGIKKDSLVKQENTSRDTMFIAMQDGSSVTLEPNSSVAYYQPFRNNSRDLYLKGNGLFRVKNSKVQPFTVHTAQVATTALGTSFRVREDKGGKVSVRLYSGKVKVQAVSTEGKGLNSSAVTYLDPGQELVVAVNGNPIVRTFDERPAMKATTEKKAVTAPAVVTFKDEPLNSVLAQLQRSGSIRIRFSEEDVADMTFTGVYNPAKETADNFLETLVLLNGLTIRKENNIYYINR, from the coding sequence GGCGAGCTGGAGAAATATATGACAGAGGAGAGCTGGGAGGTTACCAGTGATTACCCGATGCCTGATGCATTAACGGCGTCGATGTTGAAAAGAATAGAGACCGAAACTTCGTTGCGTGTATTCCGGATGAAGCCAATGCAGTGGGTTGCTGCGGCTGCCGTTGCGGTATTGCTGGCAGGAGGCTTTTTGTTGTGGCAAGTGTTTCCGGGTAAGCAGCGGGCAATGGTTGCAGCTGCCGGCATTAAAAAGGATAGCCTTGTAAAACAGGAGAATACTTCGCGTGATACCATGTTCATTGCGATGCAGGATGGAAGCTCCGTTACGCTGGAGCCTAATAGTTCGGTTGCTTATTATCAGCCTTTCAGGAATAACAGCAGGGATCTTTATTTGAAGGGTAACGGATTGTTCCGGGTGAAGAATAGTAAGGTGCAGCCGTTTACAGTACATACTGCGCAGGTGGCGACCACTGCTTTAGGAACTTCGTTCCGTGTGCGCGAAGATAAAGGAGGTAAAGTGAGTGTGCGGTTATATAGCGGAAAGGTAAAGGTGCAGGCAGTATCGACTGAGGGCAAGGGATTGAACAGCAGCGCTGTTACTTACCTGGATCCGGGGCAGGAACTGGTTGTGGCTGTTAATGGCAATCCTATTGTCAGGACCTTCGATGAGCGGCCTGCGATGAAGGCGACTACGGAAAAGAAAGCGGTGACGGCGCCTGCTGTTGTAACGTTTAAAGATGAACCGCTAAATAGTGTGCTCGCTCAGTTGCAACGCAGTGGAAGCATACGGATCCGTTTTAGCGAAGAAGATGTGGCGGATATGACTTTTACAGGCGTTTACAATCCGGCAAAAGAAACTGCAGATAACTTTTTAGAGACACTTGTATTACTTAACGGGCTTACGATCAGAAAAGAAAATAACATCTATTATATAAACAGGTAA